The sequence TTTATTTAGGAGGAAATCAAAATGAAGAATAATATATTTTTAATGCAAGGAAATGAGGCTTGTGTTCAAGGAGCAATTGATGCAGGAATGCGCTTTTTTGCTGGTTATCCTATTACTCCGTCAACGGAAATAGCAGAACTTTCTGCTGAAAAATTACCTAAAGTTGGAGGAAAATTTATTCAAATGGAAGATGAAATTGCAAGTATGGGCGCAGTAATTGGCGCTTCTCTTGCAGGACTTAAATCCATGACAGCGACAAGTGGACCCGGTTTTTCATTAAAACAAGAAAATTTAGGATTTGCTTGTATGGCAGAAATACCTTGTGTAATCGTTAATGTACAAAGAGGAGGTCCTAGTACAGGATTACCTACATCCCCAGCACAAGGTGAGGTAATGCAATCTAGATGGGGAACTCATGGAGACCATCCAATTATAGTACTATCACCTTCATCTGTGAAAGAAGCATATACTTTTACAATTAAAGCTTTTAATCTTTCTGAAAAATTTCGAGTTCCTGTAATTTTATTAATGGATGAAATAGTTGCTCATATGAGAGAGAGAGTAGAAATTCCTAAAAAAGATTCTATAGAAATTATTAATAGAAAAAAACCTAAATCAAAAAATTATTTACCTTATGAAGAAACAGAAGATTTGATACCACCAATGGCTAATTTTGGAGAAGGGTACAGATATCATGTAACTGGGTTAACTCATAATGAAACAGGTTTTCCTAGTACTAAACCAAATAACGCTAAAAAACAAATAAATAGATTAATGAATAAGATAGACATTCATAGGAAAGATATTATAGAATATGATGAATTTCAAGTAGAAGATGCAGAAACTATTATAATAGCATTTGGATCTGTGGCAAGATCAGCCAAAAGTGCTGTTAAGGAAGCTAGGAATCACGGGAAAAAAATTGGATTATTTAGACCTAAAACAATTTGGCCATTTCCAGAAGAAAGACTTCAACAATTAGCCAGACATGTAAAAAATATTATAGTAACGGAAATGAACAAAGGACAACTAGTATTAGAGATAGAACGGATTGTAAAAAATGATACTCAAATTGATTTTTTAGGCAAAGCTAATGGAGAAATCATTACTCCAGATGAGATTTTGTCTAAAATAGAGGAGGTAAAGTAACAATGACTAATAGGCTAGTTGAAAAATATTATAGAACCGATAAACTACCACATATTTGGTGTCCTGGATGTACTCATGGAATCTCTATGAATGCAATTATTCATGCAATTGATGAAATGGGATATCATCGAGATGATGTAGTAATTGTATCAGGAATTGGTTGCTCTTCTAGAGCTCCTGGATATATGGATTTTAATACTTTACACACTACTCATGGAAGAGCATTGACTTTTGCAACTGGAATCAAAATGGCAAATCCAAGGTTAAAAGTAATTGTAATATCAGGAGATGGTGATGCTACAGCTATAGGTGGAAATCATTTTATACATGCGTGTAGAAGAAACATTGATATTACTACAATTATTTTTAATAATAATATTTATGGAATGACAGGAGGACAATATTCTCCAATGACTCCAATTTCTGCTTATGGAACAACTGCACCTTATGGAAATATTGATCCTACTTTTGACATTTGTAAATTAGCGGAAGCAGCTGGTGCTAGTTATGTTGCTAGAGGGACAGCATATCATACAAAAGCATTAATAAATTTAATAATAAAAGGGATGGAAAACAAAGGATTTTCTGTAATAGAAGCAGTTAGTAACTGCCCTACTTATTTTGGAAGAAAAAATAGAGTGGGAGATGCGGTAGATATGATGAAACATTTGAAAGAGATATCAGTAAATATAAAAACTGCTTCAAAAATGTCTGCTAAGGAATTAGAGGAAAAAATTATTATTGGAGAATTTAAGAATGAAACTCGCCCTGAATATGTAGAGGAATATCATAGATTAATTGAAAGAGTAAAAGAGGAGGAATAAATAATGGGGTATAAAGAAATTCGTTTAAGTGGTTCAGGGGGGCAAGGAATTATCCTTATGGGAATTATATTAGCAGAAGCTGCTCTTATGAGTAATATTAATGCAATACAATCTCAGTCTTATGGGCCAGAAGCAAGAGGTGGGGCTAGTAAATGTGAAGTTATTCTTAGCGAAAATGAAATAGATTTTCCAAAAGTTAGAAAACCAGATATTCTTTTATCATTAACTCAAGATGCTTTTAATAAATATAAAATTGATGTAAAAAGTAATGGAATTGTAATAGTTGATAGCAAAATAGAAGTTCCAAAAGATGTAAAATTTGAAGTGTATAAAGCTCCTATTTTGTCTACTGTCCATGAAGTATTAAAAAAACCTATGGTTATTAACATAGTAGCATTAGGGGTATTAAATAAAATTACTCATTTAATTGACAATGATATTTTAAAAAAGGCTATATTAAAACGAGTTCCTAAAGGCACAGAAGACTTAAATAAAAAAGCGTTTGAAATGGGAAATAATTTATTATAAAATAATTATATAATATTTATGTATATTATTTTTATCTTTTAAATGTTTTTATTTTATAAAAGGAGAATCTTCTGTGATAAATCAAAAAAAAGATTTACTAGAACAAAAATCAAATATTATGGAGCGCATTCAAAAAAGATATCCTAAATTTAGTAAAAGTCAAAAAATTATTGCTGATTTTATAACATCTCATTATGATAAAGCTGCTTTTATGACTGCCTCAAAACTTGGAGAAAAAGTAAATGTAAGTGAATCAACAGTAGTTAGATTTGCAAGTGCTCTTGGATATAATGGATATCCAGAATTACAAAAAGTTTTACAAGAACTTATTAAAACAAAGCTTACGACTGTTCAAAGATTAGAATTATCTAATCATCAAATTACCCAAGATAGTATTATTAAGGATGTTATTAAATCAGATATTGAAAATATTCAAGCTACATTAGAAGAACTAAATAAAGAAGAATTTTTTAAAATAGTAAATACAATCCATACTGCGAGAAATATTTATATTGTAGGATTTAGAACTTCTACTGTTTTAACAGAATTTTTAGGATATTATTTAAATTTAATATTAGATAATGTAAAAGTTGTAAATTATGGAATTAGTGATGTTTTTGAACAACTGATTCGTGTTAATCATGAAGATGTAATAATAGGAATTAGTTTTCCAAGATATTCCAGAAAAACACCTGAGATTCTTGAGTTTTTAAAAGAAAAAAATGCCAAAATAATTGCGATTACAGATAGTGAATTATCTCCTCTTGTTGAATATTGTGATTATAAATTAATTGCAAAGAGTAACATGATATCTTTTATAGATTCTTTAGTAGCTCCTCTAAGTCTTATTAATGCATTAATTATTTCTATTGCTAGAGGAGAAAAAGAAGATATTAAAAATATCTTTAAAAATTTAGAAGATGTATGGGAAAAATATGATATTTATACCAATAAAGATAAAATAAAAAAAAATAAATTTTTAGATTGACTTAATAGTTGATAAAAAACCTATGAACAATCATAGGTTTTTTATCATTTTTAAAAATGATATAATAATTATAATATTGATGGTTAGGAGGAAAAAAATGTCAAGATTATACTTGATAAGACATGGAGAAACTATATGGAATAGGGAAAGAAAAACTCAGGGTATAAAAAATGTTTCACTATCTGAAACTGGAAAATTACAAGCTAAATATTTAGCAAAAAGATTGAAAAAAGAAAACATAGATTTTATTTATTCAAGTGATTTATCGAGAGCTTATAAAACAGCAGAAATAGTAGGAAACCATATAGGAAAATCTGTACAAATTTTACCAGAAATTAGAGAAATGAATTTTGGAGATTGGGAAGGGCTTACACTAAATGAAATAGATAAAAAATTCCATGATATATATAATCAATGGAATCATACTCCTCATCTTGCAAAAATTCCAGGAGGAGAAACATTAATTCAAGTTCAAGAAAGAGCTATAAAAGTAGTAAATCGCATTATAAAAAAGAACCCTAATAAAAATATAGTAATGATATCTCATGGAACTACGATAAAAACTATTATTTTTTATTTATTAGATATAGATTTAAGTTATTATAAGAAAATTAAACAAGATAATACTGCGATAAATATTATTGATTTTAAAAAAGAATATAATGTTCTTGTAAAATTAAATGATACATGTCACTTATTAAATTTAAAATAAAAGAGGTTATTTAGATGAAACAAAGAGTATTAGTAATAGGCGGAGGAGCAGCTGGCATGATGTCTGCTGGGATAGCAGCACAAAGAGGCTTAGATGTACATCTTTTTGAAAAAAACGATAAATTAGGGAAAAAAATTTTTATTTCTGGAAAAGGAAGATGCAATTTTACAAATGCATCAGATATTACAACTATTATGGAAAACATAATAAGAAATCCTTATTTTTTATATAGTGCACTATACCGTTTTACTAATAATGATTTAATAGAATTTTTTAATAAATTAGGCGTTCGTTCTAAAATAGAAAGAGGAAATCGAGTTTTTCCAAAATCAGATAAGTCAAATGATATTGTACAAGCTTTATACAAATTTCTAATGTATAATGGAGTAACAATACATTTTAATCAAAAAGTAGATAGGGTATTAGTTAAAAATAACAAAGTAGAAGGAATTCAACTAAATTCTGGAGAAAAAGTTAAAGGGGAGCGAATAATTATTGCTACAGGTGGATTGTCATATCCTAAAACAGGATCTACTGGTGATGGATTTAAAATGGCAAAAGAATTAGGACATCATATTATAAAGCCTCTTCCATCTTTGGTTCCTATAGTTATTCATGAAAAATGGGTTAAAGACTTACAAGGACTTTCTCTGAAAAATATTGAAATGACTTTATGGGAAAAAAATAAAAAAATAAAAAGTGAATTCGGAGAAATGATTTTTACACATTATGGAATATCTGGACCTATAATTTTATCTCTAAGTGCTCATATGTCTCCTCCTTATTCAAAATATTTATTATCTTTAAATTTAAAACCTGCCCTTACACAAGATCAACTAGATTTAAGATTGCAAAAAGATTTTAAAAAATATATAAGAAAACAGTTTAAAAATTCTTTAGAAGATTTACTTCCTAAAAAAATAATTCCTATTATTATAAAATTATCTGGTATTGATGGCAATAAGTTTGTTCATCAGATTACAAAAAAAGAAAGGGAAAAATTAGTTCATTTACTTCAAAATATAAATTTATCTGTAACAAATCTCCGACCTATTAGTACAGCAATTGTAACAGCAGGAGGGATAGATACTAGAGAAATTAATCCTTCTACCATGGAATCTAAACTTATTAAAAATTTATTTTTTGCTGGAGAAGTAATAGATATTCATGGTCTTACAGGAGGTTTTAATTTGCAAATTGCATTTTCTACAGGATATCTAGCTGGTATAAACTGTTAAATGATTCGAATTATTTTTGCAAATAATGCATATCATAAAATAGAATTACTCTTAACCAATAGTAGGAGGAAATAAAATGTTAAGACGAATAAATAAAAAAAAGGATCTCTCTAAAATAATAGAAAATGCATTATTAAAAATTTCAGTTTTAGGCTTACTTTCAATGGTATTTGTACAATTTTTTCTTTCTAACCATTCGGTTAAAACTATTTTAGGAAATAATTCTAATGAAGTAATTTCTATAGAAGAAAGTGCCATTTATAATCCACAAGGTTGGATAGAACTAAACATTAGTAATTTTAATAAATATAAGAATTTAGTTATTTTAAAGAATGGAGAAGAAGTAAAAAAAGTTTTATCTGAAAATGATATTATAAATATTCCGGTATATGATGGTGATGTGATAGAGGTAGATGCAACAGATTATCAAGAACCCATTCATATTAAAGTACATAATTTTAGTAAAAATATCAATAATTTAAAAATAGGAGAAGACTTTAAAAGTAATAAAAATATTATGTACTTATTTAAGATAGAAATGGATCCTAAGAATAATAGTTGAGTTATCTAAGAGATTAACATATAATGAATATATAATTTTATAAAAATATAGATGCAAGCAATGCTTGCTTTTTTATATCAATATAAGTACCTTTTTAGAGAGGGGTTTTTATATGGAAAAAATGCATATAGCAATAGACGGGCCAGCAGGGGCAGGGAAAAGTACTATAGCGAAATCGATAGCAAAAAAATTAGATATTACCTATATTGATACGGGAGCTATGTACAGAGCTTTAACATACAAAGTATTGAAAGAATTAATAGATTTAAATAATAATGATATTATTATAAATATTGTCAATAAAACAACCATAGAATTAGATAAAAATAAAGTATTTTTAGATAAGCAAGATGTCTCTAATGAAATAAGACATCCAATCATAAATAATAATGTTTCTAAAATAGCGCGTATACCAGAAGTAAGAATGAAAATGGTAGAAATACAAAGAGAAATTGCCTACAATAAAAGTGTAGTTATGGATGGTAGAGATATCGGTACATATGTCTTACCAAATGCGAATTATAAATTCTATTTAACTGCTTCTATTGATGAAAGAGCTTATAGGAGATATCTAGAGTTAAAAAAGAAAGGGATTTTAGCTAGTTTTCAAGATATTAAAAATGAGATTATAAATAGAGATAAAATGGATACAGAACGAAGTATTGCTCCACTTAGACCTGCACAAGATGCTATTATAATAAATACTACTTCAAAATCAATTAAAATGGTTATCAATGAAATCATAGATCTTATTGGAAATGAGGGAAAATAAATATGCTATATTCTATAGTAAAATCCATTCTAAAACCAATATTAAAAATATTTTATAGAGTAGAAGTTAGAGGGAAAGAACATTTTCCTGAAAAAACTGGTTATATTATTTGTTCTAATCATACTCATAATTTAGATCCTCTTGTTGTTGCTTGTTTTATGGATTTTCCAATTTATTATATGGCTAAAAAGGAACTATTTCAGAATAAACTAATATCTTATTTTCTAAAAAAGTTCAAAGCTTTTCCAGTAGATCGACAAAAACCTGATATTGCTGCTATTAAAACAGCCATTAAAGTTTTAAAAAATAATAAAGTTTTAGGAATTTTCCCGGAAGGGACAAGAGTAAAATCTGGAGAAGTAAGTCGTGCAGAACCTGGAATTGCTATGATAGCCATAAAAGCAAAAGTTAAAATTATACCCATTGGTATATCTGGAGGATATAAATTGGGAAGAAAAGTATTATTAAATTGTGGACAGCCAATTAGTCTAGAGAAATATTATGGAAAAAAACTAAGCATAAAAGAATATAAAGAAATTAGTCAAAACATTATGAAAGAAATAAAAAAATTATAATTTTAAAATTAATTTTTAGATAAAAGTATGATTGTTAAGGAGACGAGATCATGAAAATTTTCGTAGCAAAAAATGCAGGATATTGTTTTGGAGTACAAAAAGCAATTGAGACAGCAGAAAAATCTATTAATCAATATCCTAAACCAATTTATACTTTAGGGCCTATTATTCATAATAATCAAGTAATTAAAGGATTAGAAAATCAAGGAGTGTACGCTATTGACAAGGTGAACAAAGTTCAACAAGGTACGATTATCATTCGTTCTCATGGTGTAGAACCTAAAATATATGAACAAATTAAAAAAAGAGGTTTAAAAATAATTGATGCTACTTGTCCTTACGTTAAAAATATTCAAAATAAGGTGCAAAAATATTATCAAAAAGGATATCAAATTATTATAGTAGGAAATAAACGACATCCTGAAGTAATTGGTGTAAATGGTTGGTGTGATAATACTGCTATTATATTAGATAGTATTAAAGAGGCAGAGAATATTTCTAATTACCAAAGAGTATGCATTGTTTCACAGACTACTATTATACAAAAACATTTTTCAGAAATAGTATCAAAAATTATAGCTAAATCTAGAGAAATTATTATTTTTAATACTATTTGTAATACTACTACAAAAAGACAGGAAGAAGCAAAAAAATTATCTAAAGTTGTAGACGCAATGATCATTATTGGAGGGTATCATAGTTCTAATACTCAAAAATTAGTATCTATATGTAAAAAATATTGTAAAAATACTTATCATATAGAAACTTATAAGGACTTATCTATAGCAGAAATAAAAACATATAATAAAATTGGTATTACAGCTGGAGCGTCTACTCCAGACTGGATTATTAAGGAGGTAATTGAAAAAATGCAAAATAAATTAAGTGAAAATAATGAGAAACAAATAGATTTTGAAGATTCTTTTGAGAATACAATTATTTCTATTAAAGAAAATGATATTGTATCAGGAGAAGTGGTTTCTGTAAATGAAAATGAAGTAATAGTGAATATCGGATATAAATCAGATGCTATTATTCCTAAAGATGAATTCACAGATGATATTAGCCTTTCTCTTAAGGATTTAATTCAAACAGGAGATATGATTGAAGCAATAGTATTAAAAATAAATGACGGAGAAGGAAATGTAATTTTATCTAAAAAGAGATTAGATAAGAAAAAGGCTATAAAAAAGATAGAGTATGCTTATAAAAATAAAGAAATATTGAGTGGAAAGATCATTAAAATTGTAAAAGGTGGTTTTATAGTTGATTTAGGTTTTAAGCAAGTATTTATGCCACTTTCACAATATCATGTAAAATATATAAAAAATCCAGAATCCTCCATTGGACAAGATGTTATAGGAAAAATTATAGAATATAATCCAGAAAAAAATAGAATTATCTATTCTCAAAAAGTAGTATTAGAACAAAAAATAAAAGAAAAAAAAGAAACTGTATTAAATTCTCTGCAAAATCAAAAAACTGCTACTGGAACTGTAAAAAATATAGAAAAGTTTGGAGTTTTTATAGATCTAGGAGGTATTGATGGATTTATACATATTTCTGATTTATCTTGGAAAAGAATAAAAAATCCTGAAGATATTTTATCTGTAGGAGATACTATTACTGCAAAAGTAATTGATTTAGATAAAGAAAAAGGGAAAATTAAATTAAGTTTAAAAGACATGGAAGAAGAACCATGGACCAAAGTATTTGAAATCTATAAAGTTGGAGATAAAATAAAAGTTAAAGTTGTTAAAATAACTTCTTTTGGGGCCTTTGCTGAAATTATTCCAGGAGTGGAAGGACTAATACATAGATCACAAATTTCCTATGATGCTGTGGAAAGAGTAGAAGATTTTTTAACACTAAATGAAGAGATAGAAGTAAAAATTATTGATATGAATAAAAGTAAGAAAAGAATAGGCTTAAGTATTATAGAACTACAGAAAAAACCAATAAAAAAAATAGAAAAAGATGAAACTGTTTATCAGGAAAATGAGAATTTAACTTTAGGAGATCTTTTTGGAGATCTTTTTAATAAATAATATTAATATTATTTATTGTTTAAAAATTAATTTAACAGTTACGTATATTTTATATGAATAATGGGTAATAATAAAAATGACCTAACATAATAACATTAAGACCCCCTTTACATTCTTAAAGTGATATGCTAAATAGCATATCACTTTTTAATTGTGATACAATGTCCGCTTAATTTCATGACTGATAGTACTAAACTTCATCCTAATTTTTCATCAATATAAATATAGCAGGTACTTTTATCTTCTTTTAAGTAAAGCAAAAATTGTTCCACGTTGATAGAAATTTAAATGTTTAAAAGAACGTATAAGTATTTTATAATTATTTTTATAAAAAATATTTGACATTTATTTATTTATATTGTATATTATTAATTGTCATTACTACGAGGTGTAGCGCAGTTTGGTAGCGCACATGGTTTGGGACCATGGGGCCGGGGGTTCGAATCCCTCCACCTCGACCACTTTTAAGGGCCTTTAGCTCAGTTGGTTAGAGCAACCGGCTCATAACCGGTAAGTCTGGGGTTCGAGTCCCTGAAGGCCCACCATATTGTGCCCAGATAGCTCAGTCGGTAGAGCAGAGGACTGAAAATCCTCGTGTCGGTGGTTCGATTCCGCCTCTGGGCACCATTGCTGGTGTAGCTCAATTGGCAGAGCAGCTGATTTGTAATCAGCAGGTTGCGGGTTCAAGTCCCATCACCAGCTCCATTTTTTTTATTTAAGAAAACATTATAATAGATAAAAAGAATCTCTTAAGAGATTCTTTTTTTATCTTAGTCTAAAACCGTATATTTAAAAAATTCCAAGATTTTGATGTTGTTATATTAGTATTTGTCGAAATACCAAAAAATAAAACTAAAGTAATATATAAAAATGTAGAATTATATATATTACCCAGACAATAATTTTGGATAAAATTTTATATGTGATATATTTAGATTAAATCAAATATTTTATTTCCATTAGGAGGGCTAATAATGATATCTAATAATAAAAATAAATATTATAAAATTTCTACTTATGGTTGTCAAATGAATGAAAATGATTCTGAAAAACTAGCTGGAATGTTAAAAAATATGGGATATAAACCAACAGAAATTGAAGAACAAGCAGATATAATTATTTTAAATACATGTAGTGTAAGAGAAAATGCAGATATAAAAGTTTTTGGTAATTTAGGGCATTATAAACCTTTAAAAAAGAAAAATCCTAATCTAATACTTGCTGTTTGCGGTTGTATGATGCAACAAAAAGAAATAGTAGAAAAAATTAAAGAAAAATATCCCCAAGTTGATTTAGTATTTGGAACTCATAATATTCATAAATTTCCTGAATTATTAGCAAATGCCCAACAATCTTCTTGTATTGTAATAGATGTATGGGAAAATGGTGGAGAAATTATAGAGTCTGTACCTATAGAGAGAAAATATAAACATAAGGCTTTTGTTACGATTATGTATGGTTGCGATAATTTTTGTAGTTATTGTATCGTTCCTTATACTAGAGGAAGAGAAAAAAGTCGTGAACCAGAAAAAATCATAAAAGAAGTAATTCATTTAGCACAAGATGGATGTAAAGAAATTACTTTACTCGGACAGAATGTGAATTCCTATGGAAAAACTCTTAAAAATCCTATAAGTTTTGCACAACTTTTAAGAAAATTAAATCAAATAGACGGGATTAAAAGAATTCGCTTTATGACATCTCATCCTAAGGATCTTTCCGATGAATTGATTTTAGCTATGAAAGAATGCGATAAAGTTTGTGAGCATATCCATCTTCCTTTTCAAGCAGGTAGTAATAAAATATTGAAAATAATGAATCGGAGATATACAAAAGAGTCTTATTTAGAGTTAATAAAAAAATTGAAAGAAACAATCCCTGGAATTGCTATTACAACAGATATTATAGTAGGTTTCCCAGGAGAAAACCAAGATGATTTTAAAGACACTTTAGACATTGTAAGAAAGGTAAAATTTGATTCTGCTTTTACTTTTCTTTATTCTATACGTAAGGGAACTCCTGCAGCAAAAATGGAAAACCAAATACCAGATGATATAAAGCATGAAAGATTTAATAGATTATTAGAGTTACAACAAAGTATTAGTAGGGAAAAAAATGCTTTGTTAAAGAATGAAGTTGTAGAAGTATTAGTAGATGGTACTAGTAAAAATGATGAAGAAAAAATGTGTGGAAGGACTAGAACCAATAAACTTGTAAACTTTATTGGAGATAAAAATCTTATTGGAGAATTTGTACAAGTAAAAATTACAGATCCTCATACCTGGAGTTTAAATGGAGTACAATTAGGGTATGAAAATTATATAAAATAAACTATATAAAAAGCAGCTTTGCTGCTTTTTTAATTTGAAAAATGAAATTTAATATTATATCATTAAATAAAGATAGAGAATAAGGAGGAACAAATTTTGGCAAAATTAACCCCAATGATGGAACAATATTTAAAAATTCATGATCAAGTAAAAGACGCTATTCTTTTTTTTAGATTAGGGGATTTTTATGAGATGTTCTTTGATGACGCTATTTTAGCTTCCAAAGAATTAGAAATTACATTAACTGGAAGAGATTGCGGGTTAGAAGAAAGAGCCCCTATGTGTGGAGTGCCTTATCATTCTGCTGAAACCTATATTGCCAAATTAATTGAAAAAGGATATAAAGTAGCTA is a genomic window of Garciella nitratireducens DSM 15102 containing:
- a CDS encoding 2-oxoacid:ferredoxin oxidoreductase subunit beta is translated as MTNRLVEKYYRTDKLPHIWCPGCTHGISMNAIIHAIDEMGYHRDDVVIVSGIGCSSRAPGYMDFNTLHTTHGRALTFATGIKMANPRLKVIVISGDGDATAIGGNHFIHACRRNIDITTIIFNNNIYGMTGGQYSPMTPISAYGTTAPYGNIDPTFDICKLAEAAGASYVARGTAYHTKALINLIIKGMENKGFSVIEAVSNCPTYFGRKNRVGDAVDMMKHLKEISVNIKTASKMSAKELEEKIIIGEFKNETRPEYVEEYHRLIERVKEEE
- a CDS encoding 2-oxoacid:acceptor oxidoreductase subunit alpha, which produces MKNNIFLMQGNEACVQGAIDAGMRFFAGYPITPSTEIAELSAEKLPKVGGKFIQMEDEIASMGAVIGASLAGLKSMTATSGPGFSLKQENLGFACMAEIPCVIVNVQRGGPSTGLPTSPAQGEVMQSRWGTHGDHPIIVLSPSSVKEAYTFTIKAFNLSEKFRVPVILLMDEIVAHMRERVEIPKKDSIEIINRKKPKSKNYLPYEETEDLIPPMANFGEGYRYHVTGLTHNETGFPSTKPNNAKKQINRLMNKIDIHRKDIIEYDEFQVEDAETIIIAFGSVARSAKSAVKEARNHGKKIGLFRPKTIWPFPEERLQQLARHVKNIIVTEMNKGQLVLEIERIVKNDTQIDFLGKANGEIITPDEILSKIEEVK
- a CDS encoding NAD(P)/FAD-dependent oxidoreductase, translating into MKQRVLVIGGGAAGMMSAGIAAQRGLDVHLFEKNDKLGKKIFISGKGRCNFTNASDITTIMENIIRNPYFLYSALYRFTNNDLIEFFNKLGVRSKIERGNRVFPKSDKSNDIVQALYKFLMYNGVTIHFNQKVDRVLVKNNKVEGIQLNSGEKVKGERIIIATGGLSYPKTGSTGDGFKMAKELGHHIIKPLPSLVPIVIHEKWVKDLQGLSLKNIEMTLWEKNKKIKSEFGEMIFTHYGISGPIILSLSAHMSPPYSKYLLSLNLKPALTQDQLDLRLQKDFKKYIRKQFKNSLEDLLPKKIIPIIIKLSGIDGNKFVHQITKKEREKLVHLLQNINLSVTNLRPISTAIVTAGGIDTREINPSTMESKLIKNLFFAGEVIDIHGLTGGFNLQIAFSTGYLAGINC
- a CDS encoding lysophospholipid acyltransferase family protein encodes the protein MLYSIVKSILKPILKIFYRVEVRGKEHFPEKTGYIICSNHTHNLDPLVVACFMDFPIYYMAKKELFQNKLISYFLKKFKAFPVDRQKPDIAAIKTAIKVLKNNKVLGIFPEGTRVKSGEVSRAEPGIAMIAIKAKVKIIPIGISGGYKLGRKVLLNCGQPISLEKYYGKKLSIKEYKEISQNIMKEIKKL
- a CDS encoding histidine phosphatase family protein codes for the protein MSRLYLIRHGETIWNRERKTQGIKNVSLSETGKLQAKYLAKRLKKENIDFIYSSDLSRAYKTAEIVGNHIGKSVQILPEIREMNFGDWEGLTLNEIDKKFHDIYNQWNHTPHLAKIPGGETLIQVQERAIKVVNRIIKKNPNKNIVMISHGTTIKTIIFYLLDIDLSYYKKIKQDNTAINIIDFKKEYNVLVKLNDTCHLLNLK
- a CDS encoding 2-oxoacid:acceptor oxidoreductase family protein, which produces MGYKEIRLSGSGGQGIILMGIILAEAALMSNINAIQSQSYGPEARGGASKCEVILSENEIDFPKVRKPDILLSLTQDAFNKYKIDVKSNGIVIVDSKIEVPKDVKFEVYKAPILSTVHEVLKKPMVINIVALGVLNKITHLIDNDILKKAILKRVPKGTEDLNKKAFEMGNNLL
- a CDS encoding bifunctional 4-hydroxy-3-methylbut-2-enyl diphosphate reductase/30S ribosomal protein S1, which encodes MKIFVAKNAGYCFGVQKAIETAEKSINQYPKPIYTLGPIIHNNQVIKGLENQGVYAIDKVNKVQQGTIIIRSHGVEPKIYEQIKKRGLKIIDATCPYVKNIQNKVQKYYQKGYQIIIVGNKRHPEVIGVNGWCDNTAIILDSIKEAENISNYQRVCIVSQTTIIQKHFSEIVSKIIAKSREIIIFNTICNTTTKRQEEAKKLSKVVDAMIIIGGYHSSNTQKLVSICKKYCKNTYHIETYKDLSIAEIKTYNKIGITAGASTPDWIIKEVIEKMQNKLSENNEKQIDFEDSFENTIISIKENDIVSGEVVSVNENEVIVNIGYKSDAIIPKDEFTDDISLSLKDLIQTGDMIEAIVLKINDGEGNVILSKKRLDKKKAIKKIEYAYKNKEILSGKIIKIVKGGFIVDLGFKQVFMPLSQYHVKYIKNPESSIGQDVIGKIIEYNPEKNRIIYSQKVVLEQKIKEKKETVLNSLQNQKTATGTVKNIEKFGVFIDLGGIDGFIHISDLSWKRIKNPEDILSVGDTITAKVIDLDKEKGKIKLSLKDMEEEPWTKVFEIYKVGDKIKVKVVKITSFGAFAEIIPGVEGLIHRSQISYDAVERVEDFLTLNEEIEVKIIDMNKSKKRIGLSIIELQKKPIKKIEKDETVYQENENLTLGDLFGDLFNK
- a CDS encoding MurR/RpiR family transcriptional regulator, coding for MERIQKRYPKFSKSQKIIADFITSHYDKAAFMTASKLGEKVNVSESTVVRFASALGYNGYPELQKVLQELIKTKLTTVQRLELSNHQITQDSIIKDVIKSDIENIQATLEELNKEEFFKIVNTIHTARNIYIVGFRTSTVLTEFLGYYLNLILDNVKVVNYGISDVFEQLIRVNHEDVIIGISFPRYSRKTPEILEFLKEKNAKIIAITDSELSPLVEYCDYKLIAKSNMISFIDSLVAPLSLINALIISIARGEKEDIKNIFKNLEDVWEKYDIYTNKDKIKKNKFLD
- the cmk gene encoding (d)CMP kinase, translating into MEKMHIAIDGPAGAGKSTIAKSIAKKLDITYIDTGAMYRALTYKVLKELIDLNNNDIIINIVNKTTIELDKNKVFLDKQDVSNEIRHPIINNNVSKIARIPEVRMKMVEIQREIAYNKSVVMDGRDIGTYVLPNANYKFYLTASIDERAYRRYLELKKKGILASFQDIKNEIINRDKMDTERSIAPLRPAQDAIIINTTSKSIKMVINEIIDLIGNEGK